One window of the Calditrichota bacterium genome contains the following:
- the flhA gene encoding flagellar biosynthesis protein FlhA, giving the protein MASPLRSLGSNGDIILAVGVVVILIVMIFPMPTPLMDFLLAMNIALALTILLVSMYITQPLQFSVFPGLLLVVTLFRLSLNVATTRLILGNAFAGQVVSAFGNFVVKGNYVVGLIIFLILVIINFVVITKGAGRIAEVAARFTLDAMPGRQMAVDADLNAGLIDEAEARRRRDEISRQADFYGAMDGASKFVRGDAVAGLVITFLNIVGGIIIGLAQMKMSIGEALRTYTVLTVGDGLVSQIPALIISTAAGIVVTRTASESNLGREVVTQIFSNPRAIFVTSGVLLFLAIAPGLPTVPFLLMAGATGFIGYRVRATQRQAAAVSAEPKKPVEPEKEVEEYLRVDPLELEIGYGLIPLVDPEQGGDILNRIAQMRKQFAMEVGLVLPPIRIRDNIQLKPNQYVIKVRGEEVARHELMLSRLLALNPGTASEEVEGIKTVEPAFGLKAKWIEPSKREQAEVAGYTVVEPAAVLITHMMEVLRAQAHRILGRQEVKNLLDTLKKDHPAVVEDLIPNQLSLGTVERVLQNLLKEGVPIRDLVTILETLADYAPMIKDVDTLTELVRQSLGHVIARRCQDEDGVVRAITLDPEIDDLLRKMSEDMKRGAAVDLGTGVALPPDTLRQLYRAVTSEIEQVVKQGRQPVVVTSPQSRIYFRRLIEPVLPNVAVISFAELPASVNVESIGTVRLRHDREAVPSPVGA; this is encoded by the coding sequence ATGGCTTCACCGCTCCGCTCCTTAGGAAGCAACGGCGATATCATCCTCGCTGTGGGCGTGGTGGTCATCCTGATCGTCATGATCTTTCCCATGCCCACGCCGCTCATGGATTTCCTCTTGGCCATGAACATCGCCCTGGCGCTGACGATTCTGCTAGTGTCGATGTACATCACGCAGCCGTTGCAGTTTTCCGTTTTCCCTGGGTTGCTGCTGGTGGTGACGTTGTTCCGCTTGTCCTTGAACGTGGCCACGACCCGCCTGATTCTCGGCAATGCCTTCGCCGGGCAGGTGGTGTCGGCCTTTGGCAACTTTGTGGTGAAAGGCAACTACGTTGTCGGTCTCATCATCTTCTTGATTCTGGTCATCATCAACTTCGTGGTCATCACCAAGGGTGCCGGGCGGATTGCTGAGGTGGCCGCGCGCTTCACTTTGGATGCGATGCCCGGCAGGCAGATGGCCGTGGACGCCGACCTTAACGCCGGCCTCATCGACGAGGCTGAGGCGCGACGCCGGCGCGATGAGATCAGCCGGCAGGCCGACTTTTACGGAGCGATGGACGGCGCCAGCAAGTTCGTGCGCGGCGATGCAGTTGCCGGTTTGGTGATTACTTTTCTCAACATTGTCGGCGGCATCATCATCGGCTTGGCGCAGATGAAGATGAGCATCGGTGAGGCGCTGCGCACCTACACGGTGCTCACCGTGGGCGACGGGCTTGTGTCGCAGATCCCGGCGCTCATCATCTCCACCGCCGCGGGCATCGTGGTCACCCGCACGGCTTCGGAGTCGAATCTTGGCCGTGAGGTCGTCACGCAAATCTTTTCCAACCCCCGCGCCATTTTCGTCACCTCGGGGGTGCTGTTGTTCCTGGCGATTGCGCCTGGGTTGCCGACCGTGCCGTTTCTGCTGATGGCCGGCGCCACAGGGTTCATAGGCTACCGGGTCAGGGCCACGCAGCGCCAGGCGGCGGCGGTGAGCGCCGAGCCCAAGAAGCCCGTGGAACCTGAGAAGGAGGTCGAGGAATACCTGCGCGTCGACCCCTTGGAACTGGAGATCGGCTATGGGCTGATCCCTCTGGTTGACCCTGAGCAGGGCGGCGATATTTTGAATCGTATCGCCCAGATGCGCAAGCAGTTCGCCATGGAGGTGGGCCTGGTCCTGCCGCCCATCAGAATCAGGGACAACATTCAGCTGAAGCCGAACCAGTACGTGATCAAGGTGCGGGGCGAAGAGGTGGCGCGCCACGAACTGATGCTCAGTCGCCTTCTGGCTCTCAACCCAGGCACTGCCAGCGAGGAGGTGGAAGGAATCAAGACGGTAGAGCCGGCTTTCGGACTCAAGGCGAAATGGATTGAGCCTTCCAAGCGCGAACAAGCGGAAGTGGCTGGGTACACGGTGGTGGAGCCGGCGGCGGTGCTCATCACGCACATGATGGAGGTGCTGCGCGCCCAGGCGCACCGCATCCTGGGCCGCCAGGAGGTGAAGAACCTGCTCGACACCTTGAAGAAGGACCACCCCGCGGTGGTCGAGGATCTGATCCCCAACCAGCTCAGTCTGGGCACGGTTGAACGTGTCCTGCAGAATCTGCTGAAAGAGGGTGTGCCGATCCGCGACCTGGTGACGATACTGGAGACGCTGGCCGACTATGCGCCGATGATAAAGGACGTCGACACCCTGACCGAGCTGGTGCGGCAGAGCTTGGGGCACGTCATTGCCCGACGGTGTCAGGATGAGGATGGGGTGGTGCGGGCCATCACCCTCGACCCCGAGATTGACGACTTGCTCAGGAAAATGAGCGAGGACATGAAACGCGGGGCAGCAGTCGACTTGGGGACTGGGGTGGCTCTGCCGCCCGATACCTTGCGGCAACTCTATCGCGCCGTGACCAGCGAAATCGAGCAAGTCGTCAAGCAAGGGCGGCAACCGGTCGTCGTCACTTCCCCGCAGTCGCGCATCTATTTCCGCCGGCTCATCGAGCCAGTGTTGCCCAACGTGGCGGTGATCTCGTTTGCCGAGCTCCCCGCCTCGGTGAACGTCGAGTCGATCGGAACAGTGAGGCTCAGGCATGATCGTGAAGCGGTACCGAGCCCGGTCGGTGCATAA